DNA from Comamonas serinivorans:
GGCTGGGCGTTGCAACGCGCGGTTCAGGCGTCGACACCGCAGGCACGGCGCGAGGCTCGTCCGGCGTCACCGCCGGAGCCGGGACCGCGGGCGACTCGGTCAACACAGGGGCCTCGGCTGACGCGGCCACCGCAGCCACTTCAACCACATCGACGGGAGACACCGGCTCAGGGGTGACCTCGGCGGCGGCCTTCTGCGCCTCGTCTCCGTCAGACCCAGGGGCCACGGCGGCGGGCGGTGTCACCGCCGGCACAATCGGGTCAGCCAGCGAGGCTGGACCTGTCTCGAGGGCGATGGCGTCGGCACGAACCACGGCCGGCGGCGGGTCCAGGGCCTCGACCGCTGCGAGCACGCCCGCATCCGGTGTCTTGAGGAAACCAGCGGCAAACTGGTGCAGCAGGTACGAGACCTGCTCGGACCCGCGCACCAGGGTCTGCATCTGCGATTTGCTGTGGTCGCCATGGGCCAGCAGCCGCTGCAGGGCATGTTCCATGGCACGCGCCAGGTGCGACAGGGCCTCGAAACCCACGGTGGCCGAACTGCCAGCCAGCGAATGCGCGCGGGCGATGGCCAGCTCATGCACCGTGGTGTCCACGCCATGGCTCAGCTGGAACAGCGCCTGGTCCAGCGCCTTGGACCATTCCTCGGCCTCGCCCAGGTACACGTTGTACAGCGCCTCGCTGATCTGCAAGCCCCCCACGTTGCGCATCGCGCCTGGCGCAGCGAACATGGTCTCGGTCGGCATGTCCTGGAGCTCGGCGAAGTCCAGGTCCAGCAGCGCGCTGGCGTCCTGCTCCGCGTCCACGGCCGCGAAATCCGAATCACCGAGGTCGATCGAATGCTTGGCGTCGCCCAGATCCAGCTCCAGGTCGGGCAGGTTCAAGCGGCTCAGGTCGAACGACGGCAGCGAGGCCGGCGGCGGCTGGGTCTGCAGGTACTCCTGCTGGGTGTTGACAGCGGGCACCGATTCCTCGCCCACGTCGAAGTCGATGCCCGCCCTGGCGGCCTGCCGCAGGTCGGATTTCGGGGCAGCCTCCTCCGCAAAGTCCAGCCCATCGTCCAGCGGAGGCAGGTCCAGCGACGGCAGCTCCAGCCCGACCAAGGACAGCCCCGGTGCCTGGGGCGCCGCGGCCGAAGCCGGCTCGGCCTCGCCCTCATCCTCTACCTCATCCGGGGTGAGCGTGAGCACGCTGGCGTCGACCACCTCAACCGTGACCCCCTGCGCGTCCTGCAGGTCCAGGGGACCGTCGAGCGACGCCTCATCCAGCGCCAGCACGTCCAGCTCCACCACCTCGACCTCTGCCGATGCCAGGTTCAGGTCGACCACGGACTGCGGTTCTGGATCAGCAGGCGGCTCGAATGCCACCGCCTCGACGGGCGCCAAATCCGACGCGGCCACTTCGCCCACGTCCAGCGACAGGCCGTCGAACACCAGCATTGGTTCGAGGGGCTCAGCCACTGCCTGCGGCGCGGACTCGAAGCTCATCAGCTCAGTATCGGGCAATGCCGTTGATCCTTGAATCGACAGCGGCTCGTACTGCCCCTCGTTGCGCATGGCATCGGCAGAAAACCGGAATGGCGCTGCGCTCCAGCGGCCGTGCTGGCCGGTGGCGATGTCTTCCACCCAGTCGCCAAAACCCGTCAGGGCCTGCTGGCACAGGTCGCGCAGCTCGGGGGTGGCCGGCCGGTTTTCGGCCCGCCACACGTTGAGCAACTGCTCCAGCGACCAGGCAGCTTCCCCGAACTCGTTGAGGCCCACCATGCGCGAGCTGCCCTTCAGGGTGTGGAAGGCGCGGCGCAGATCGCCCAGCAGGTCCTGGTCAGACGGGGCATCGGTCAGCGCGACCACGGCAGCCTGCCCTTGGGCCACGACGTCGCGGGCCTCGTCCAGGAAGATGTCCTTGAGGTCCTCGTCCTCGATGTCTTCGGCCGGCGCCGTGGCAGCCGACAGCGGCGCCGGTTGCGTCACCGGTGCCGTCAACTGCTCCACCTTCTCCAGGGCCTGAGCCAGGGCTTCCGGGTCGTCCAGCGCCGCCGCCTTTGCCGCCTGCTGGGCGCTCGCTGCCAGCTCGGGCTGATCGGCCAAGGCCGCTTGCTGGGCCAGCGCCTCCAACCCCGCGGGACTCACATCGGTGAGCGCGGGCACGTCCGGCACCCGCAAGTCCTCACCGCCATCGTCTGCGTCGTCGCCATCGACCTCGCGCCCCATGATGGCGCGCAGCTCGCCCGACTCGGCATCGAACACGAACAGCTTTTTGGCCAGGGCATGCTGGTAGTTCAGCATGTCCACCATCAAGCCCAGCACGCCCATGCTGTTGCCCAGGGATTCGATCTGCGCCGGGCTGGCCAGACCGGTCAGGTCCTGGTCCTGCGCCTTGCGCTCTTCGGCCTCGGCGATGAAGCCGTCGACCACGTGCCGCATGTGTTCCACGGCCTGTGCGGCCTGGTTCACGCCCAGCACCGACAGCACGCCACGCATCTGCGTGAGCAGCGGCGAGACCTCCGTCAGCTGGCCCACCTCGGTGGGGTTGCGCAAGAACTGGTCCAGGTGGCCTTCCACCTCATCGAGGTTGGCGCGCAACTCGCCCACCACGGTGCCCATGGTCTGGCGGTCGCTGACCCGGCGGTACAGCTCTTCCATCCACCCTGCGATCGGCAAGGCGTGCTGGCCCTCCTGCACGGTGTGCAGGCGTTCTGCCAGTTCCTCGGTGCGGCCCTGCAGGCGCGGATCATCGAGGTCGAAGTCATCGAACGTGGCCTCCAGAAACAGCACCACCGTGGCCACTTCCATGGCCAGCTCGGCATCGGGCGCCGATGCGGCCTGTGCCGTGGCCTGCTGCACGGCCCTCAGCTCCTCGACCAGGCGGGTGGCGCCGGGGCAAAGTTCGGCCAGGCTGTCGGCCACCAGGCCAAGCTGATCGGCGGCGGCCCGGGCGCGCTTCACCTCGCCCGAGGCAAAGGCCGACCAGGTTTCCTTCAGCGATTCGATGCGCTTGCGGGCCTGAACCAGCAGCGCCGGATCGAACTGACCGAAACGCACCCGCGTGTAGTCGACGGGCAGGCTGGCCGGCAGGCGGTAGGCGCGGCGCACGGCGGTCAGCATGACCAGGTCCGGCCGGCTCACCGGGCCTGCCTGGGCGCAGAAGAACAGCAGGTCATGCGCCAGCCGCTCGGACACCACCGCGCTGCCCTTGGCCAGCGATGCGAACTGCAGCAGCACGCGCGAAGCCGCCCGTTTGGCATACAGGTCGGCCGGAATCAGCCTCGCCGACAAGGCGTCGAAAAAGCCGGCGCTGATGGACCAGAACCGCTGGTTGAGGCGATCGGATTCACCATGCGCCAAACCCTGGCTCACCGTGCTGAGCTCGCCAGCCGCACGGCTGCTGCCCTTGCGCATGACCCGCAGCACCTCGTGATCCATGCGCGTGCGCACCGCCGGCACATACGCCAGGGCATCGCCCGACACCGGCAGGTCCACATCGGCCCAGCGCCAGTCCTGCGGCCACAGGTCGGCGGGGTGGATGCGGTCGGCGCCGGCCAGCTCCTGCACGTCCTTGTATTGGGGGAACAGCGTCAACGGCGACACCGAACGCCCCGCCAGCACCTGGCCCAGGTACTCCGTCAACGCGAAGCCGGCTCGCTCGACGGCCTTGACCGCCGCCTTGTCGCAGCGGTCGGGATGGGCCACGAACTGCTGCACCACGGCCTCCATGCCCTTGAGCACCATGGCGGCATGGCCATAGCCCACCATCTCCATGGCCCCCACGGCCTGGTGGATGTGCTGGCGCGCCAGCCGCAGCTGACCGTCGTCCACGGACGCCAAGTCGGTGCCGCGCGCCGCTTCGGTGTCCTTGAGGTAACGCTTGAGCGCCTTCCCCGAACTCTCCAACGACTTGGTCACCTCATCGGCCACCCAGGCCAATGCGCTGATGTCTGTCGGACTCGCGCTCACACGAGATCCTTGCTCGGGGACTTGACTTGGCATGAGGCCCTTCTCTCCATCGTTACTTCCGGGGTGCACCACACGACATCCAGGCGATCAGGAAATCTTGAATCGCGCGACCGACTGGCGCAGCTCGTCGGCCATGCGCGACAGTTCGCGAACCTGGTTGGCGGTCGACCGCGTGCCTTCGCCGGTTTGTTCGGTCACGGCAAAAATGTGCTGGATGTTGCCGGCCACTTCGTTGGCCTGATGCGCCTCTTGCAGGGCTGAATTCGAGATCTGCTGAATCAGCTCGGCCAGGCGCCGCGTCACGCTGTCGATCTCCGTCAAGGCCGCGCCAGCGTTGTCGGAGAGCTTGGCCCCCTCGACCACGCCCACGGTGGACCGCTCCATGGCCGCCACCGCGTCCTGGGTGTCGGTCTGAATGGCCTTCACCAGGGTGGCAATCTGGCGCGTGGCGTCGGCCGAACGCTCGGCCAGACGCTGCACTTCTTCCGCCACCACCGAGAAACCTCGGCCGGCTTCGCCCGCAGAAGCCGCCTGAATGGCGGCGTTCAGGGCCAGCACGTTGGTCTGCTCGGTCAGGTCGGAAATCAGCTCGGTGATTTCGCCGATTTCTTGCGACGACTCGCCCAGGCGCTTGATGCGCTTCGAGGTGTCCTGGATCTGGTCGCGGATGGCGTTCATGCCCCCGATGGTTTTTTGCACCGCGTTCAGGCCGGAATCGGCCGCCAGCAGCGACTGCCGCGCCACCGTGGCCGATTCCTGGGCCTGTGCGGACACCGCGTTGATACGATCGGCCATGTCCAGCACCGACTGACCCGTTTCCCGGATTTCGCGCAGCTGCTGGGTCGAAGTGGCGAGCAGATCGGTCGAGGTGTTTTCGACGCGCGCCGTCGTCTGCGCCACCTTGGTCGCTGTGCTCTGCACGTTGCCCACCAGCGACCGCAGCTCTTCCACCGTGTAATTCACCGAATCGGCGATGGCGCCGGTGATGTCTTCGGTCACCGTGGCTTCCTGCGTCAGGTCGCCTTCGGCCACGGCCTGCAGCTCGTTCATCAGGCGCAAGATGGCCGCCTGGTTGGCGTCGTTGATGCGCTTGGACTCGGCCTGCTGGGCCTCGGCTTCGATCCGCTGCTGCTCGGCAATGACCTGCCGCGTGCGGCTTTCGGCCAGGTAGGTGCGGCTGTACAGCACCGCCACGAACGCCCCCAGCAAGATGCTGAAGATCAGCGCAACCAGCGGGAAGATGCTCAAGCTCGACTGCGAGGACAGCCGGTCCTGCAGGGCCTGGAGTTGCTGCAGCAGCGTCGCGCTGTCTTTTTGGATGGCGAGCTGGGCGTCACGCGCCGCCACCAGCTCGGGCAGGTACTGGGTCAGCTTGTTGGCGTCGCTGCGGGTGTCGCCGAACATCTTGATCAGGGCATCGAGGGCGTCGCGCGTCTGCGGCTCGCGCGTGCCGGACAAGCGCAGCTGCGCGCTGCCGTCCAGCAAACCGCTGGCCGTCGCGCTGAAGCTGGCCAGGTCGCGGCCCAGGATGAACGAGGCATCGGGGCTCACGCCAAACATGGTGTTGTATTCGTTCGCCGACTTGCTGATGCGCTGCGTCAGCATCACCAGCTCGCCTGCAGCGGCCACTTCGGCATTCGGCGCGCCGGCCTGCACCTTCATGGCTTGCACCGCGCGCGTCGCCTCCAGCAAGTCGTTCGACTGGTTGTTGATGCGCTTGAGCAGCGCGCCCGTGTCGATCAATGCATTCTGGTGCTGCAGCACCGTGTCGGCCGAGGTCTGCATGTTCTTGGTCAGCGCACTGATTTCCTGCAGCGCGGGCGCGAACTGCGGGCCCAGCGCCTGCACCCCGATCTCGCCGGTGCCGGTCGCCAGGCCCTTGACGTGCTCGGTCAACAAGCGCGCGCTCTCACGCACCTCGGGAAACGCGCTCGACTGCCCCTGCAAGGCTTGCGACACCGACTTGGCCAGGCGCTGGGACTGCGTCAGCCCCTGACCAGCCGAGGCCACCTGCAAAGCCAGCTGGTTGGCGCTGGTCAAGGCCCAGATGACCGCCAGGATCAGCAGCAACACCGACAGCACCGAGGCCCAGCCCAGGATGCGGCGGTGAGACCCCGCCGTCCGGATGCCCAGCAGCGGCAGGTGGAAGCGTTCAGACCCCGGCGCCATGACCATGAGGCGAGATTGAACCGAATCACCCAATTCGGAGGCGGCATACGACTGGGTCGACGTCGCGAATTCGCTGTATTGCGAATTGCTGACGGCATCGGCAGCCGCGGGATTTCGACGAAAGCGATCGATCAAGGACATGGTTTGCTTGGCTGGAAGCTAGACAGCTTCGGCAATGCTCAAAAATTGTTCCGACAGGGCCAGCTTTTGGAGGTTGATCTCCTGCCAGGATTTCCCGGCCTGATCCGTGTACATGTGGCCGAAATAATCCGGCAGATTCTCGCCAACGCTGGTTGAACGCACGAAATCGCGCCGGGTTTTCAAGCCCATCAGGCGGTCGATGAGCAAGGCCGCATTGATTTGCAACAGGGGATTGAGCGCCACCACCCGCGATTGCGGCCCGGTGTTCGGCGGCACATCCGACGCCACGAAGCCGCCAATGTCCACCACGCCGCACAAGGCGCCGCGCAGGTTGGCCACGCCCACGAACCAGGGTTTGACATAGGGAACGCGCTTGGCCCCTTCAAACGGGAAAATCTCTCCCGCATGGCTGAGGGGCAGCAGCAACAGGCGCCCGTGTGATTCCACGCCCAGCCATGAAGCCCCCTGGGTCACCTGCTCCACGACCTTGAGTTTGTCGGTCAGGCGATTTTGAAGATTTTCAAGCGCTTGTTTATCGGCCATGTCAACTCAGTGCATTGATCTTGGCCAGCAGTTCACTGGCATTGATGGGCTTGGTCAGGTAGTCTTTCGCGCCTTGACGCAAACCCCACACCCGATCGGTTTCCTGATTTTTGCTGGTGCACAGGAAAATCGGGATGCTGGCGTAACGCGCATCGCGCGAAAGCATCCGCGTGAGCTGAAAACCGCTTTGGCCAGGCATCACCACATCCATGAGGATGAGGTCCGGTCGCGCTTCTTCCACGCGCCGCCAGGCCTCTTCGCCCGAATGAGCGGTGCTCACAGTGAAGCCATGCTTGCTCAGCAATTCCGACAAAAACAACAATTCGGTTTTGGAATCATCCACCACCATGACGTGACGCACTGGCATGTCAACCCACCGCCGAAATCGAACCCGACGAGAAGCGGGTCACCGTTTGCAACAACTGATCCTTGGTGAACGGCTTGGTCAGGTATTCCTGCGAGCCCACCATGCGACCACGGGCCTTGTCAAACACCCCGTCCTTGGACGACAGCATGACCACAGGCGTGGCGGAAAACTTGTCGTTGCGTTTGATGATGGCGCACGTCTGATACCCATCGAGACGCGGCATGAGGATGTCGCAAAAAATCAGATCCGGTTGGTAATCCGAAATCTTGGACAAGGCGTCGAAACCATCTTCGGCAAGCACCACCTCATGGCCGCCCTGCTTGAGAAAAATCTCGGCGCTGCGGCGGATGGTGTTGCTGTCGTCAATGACCAGAACCTTGAGCCCGGAAGATTGAGTGCTCAATTTTGCAAACCCCTAGAAAAACATCGTGGGCGCAGGCCGCCGACTTGTTGCTGTGGCAGTGCCAAGGCCCGAGCGCCCCTGAAAATTATTGTATCTAGTTATGACAAATCCACGCGGGAATTTGTCATGCCCCCGCGCCAGGCACCTTCGGGCACGGGTGCCGCCGTTCTCATGTCATGATCGCAGCACCAATGACAGCCCTCCCCGAGACCGATCCCTCCCTCGCCAACGTCGACAACGGCTTGATGTTGGTGTTCAACCACAACGATCCCAGCGGAGCCGGCGGATTGGCCGCCGATGTGCTGGCCGCGGGCAGTGCCGGCGTGCATGTGCTGCCGATCGTGACCGCCGTGCTGGTGCGCGACACCGCCAGCACGCGCGAGCTGCACAACCTGCCGGCCGATGTCATCGAAGAGCAGGTCCGCGCCGTGCTGGAAGACATGCCGGTCAAGGTGGCCAAGCTGGGCTTCGGCGGCTCGGCCGAGGGCCTGGCCACCTTGGCCGAGGTGCTGGCCGACTACCCCGACTGCGTGCTGCTCACCCACCTGCCGGACCTGTCCTGGTGGGATTCCGGCGAAATCGAACGCTACCTGGATGCCCTGCGCGAGCTGGTGCTGCCCCAGTCGTCGGTGCTGGTGGGCAACCGCGACAGCCTGCAGCGCTGGCTGCTGCCCGACTGGCCGAACAGCAGCCCATGCTCGCCCCGCGAACTGGCCGCAGCGGCGGCCGAATCGGGCTGCCCCTTCGTGCTGGTCACCGGCGTCGTCGACGGCGACGACATCGTCAACACCCTGGCCTCGCCCAACAGCGTGATCCTGCAAGCCAGCTTTGAACGCATCGACAGCGCCTTCCTGGGCGCGGGCGACACGCTGAGCGCCAGCCTCGCCGCCCTGCTCGCCCTGGGGGCCAGCGACCTGGCCGAAGCCGCGCAGGAGGCCCTGACCTACCTGGACCGCAGCCTGGCCGCGGGGTTCAAGCCCGGCATGGGCCGCGCGGTGGCCGATCGGCTGTTCTGGGCCAACGACGACGAGGCGGAAGACGACACCGAACCCCAGGAGGGCGAGGCCCAGGATGCCGCAGAGCCGCCCAAGCCCGAGCCAACCAAAACCAGGCTGTCACACTGATGCAGACAACCAGGCAGTATTCGACCCCGCCGATTATTCGGCAAACGGAAAACATCCCATACTGCCGTTAATCGAACTCATCCACAGGCCCAGCCGCGACAGGCAGCTCACGCCTTGGATGCCCTCGCGACCCCAGAACGCCACACCATGACCCGCAACGATCAGCTCTTCAACCGCGCCAAACAGATCATCCCCGGCGGCGTGAACTCGCCCGTGCGTGCCTTTCGCGCCGTGGGCGGCACGCCGCCCTTCATCGCCAGGGCGCAGGGCGCCCACATGTGGGACGCCGACGAGAAACGCTACATCGACTACATCGGCTCCTGGGGCCCCATGATCCTGGGCCACGGCCACGCCGACGTGCTGGCGGCCGTGCGCGCGGCCTGCGAGGACGGCCTGTCCTTCGGCGCCCCCACCGAACGCGAGGTCGAGCTGGCCGAAACCATCCGCACGCTCTACCCCTCGATCGATATGGTGCGCCTGGTGTCCTCGGGCACCGAGGCCGGCATGAGCGCGATTCGCCTCGCGCGCGGCGCCACGGGGCGCAACAAGCTCATCAAGTTCGAGGGCTGCTACCACGGCCACGCCGACTCCCTGCTGGTCAAGGCCGGCTCCGGGCTGGCCACCTTCGGCAACCCCACCAGCGCCGGCGTGCCCGCCGACGTGGTGCAGCACACCCTGGTGCTCGAGTACAACAACCAGGCCCAGCTCGAAGAAGCCTTCGCGCTCTATGGTGACGACATCGCGGGCCTGATCATGGAGCCCATCGCCGGCAACATGAACTTCGTGCGCGCCACGGTCGATTTCACCCGGGCCTGCCAGGACCTGTGCCGGCAGTACGGCGCACTGCTGATCTACGACGAGGTGATGACGGGCTGCCGCGTGGCCCTGGGCGGCGCGCAAAGCCTGTATGCGCAGCAGATTCCGGGTTTTGCGCCCGACCTCACCGTGCTGGGCAAGGTCATCGGCGGCGGCATGCCGCTGGCGGCCTTTGGCGGCAAGCGCGCGGTCATGGAAAAACTCGCCCCGCTGGGCCCGGTCTACCAGGCCGGCACGCTGTCGGGCAACCCCGTGGCTACGGCTTGTGGCCTGGCCACCCTGGCCGCCATCCAGGCGCCGGGCTTCCACGCCAAGCTTGGCGACATGACGCGCCGCCTGATGGACGGTTTGACGCAAGCCGCGCATGACCATGGCCTGCCCTTTTGCGCCGACAGCGAAGGCGGCCTGTTCGGCTTCTTCCTGCTGCCCGAGCTGCCGCAAAACTACACCCAGGTCATGAAGACCGATGGCAAGCGCTTCAACCAGCTGTTCCATGGCTTGCTCGAGCGCGGGGTCTACATCGCGCCGGCGCTGTACGAAGCCGGCTTCGTCAGTGCCGCCCACACCGAGGCCGACATAGCCGCCACCGTGGCCGCCGCGCGCGAGGTGTTTGCGCAGATGGCAGACTGAGTATCCCTCCATGTCCGATGTCGTTTCAACGACATTGACCCCATACTGCAACAACCTCCACAGATCACCGTGAGCGACCTGAGCAAAATCACCTGCATCGAGGACTTGCGCCAAGTGGCCCAGCGACGGGTGCCGCGCATGTTCTACGACTACGCCGACACCGGCAGCTGGACAGCGTGCACCTACCGCGCCAACGAAGCGGACTTCGCACCCATCCAGTTTCGCCAGCGCGTGGCCATCAACATGGAAGGCCGCAGCCTGGCCACCACCATGGTGGGCGAGCCCGTGAGCATGCCGGTGGCCATCGCCCCCACGGGGCTGACGGGCATGCAGCATGCCGACGGCGAGATCCTGGCCGCCCGCGCGGCGCGCGAAGCCGGCGTGCCCTTCACGCTGTCGACCATGAGCATCTGCTCCATCGAGGACGTGGCCCAGCATGCGGGCCCCGGCTTCTGGTTCCAGCTGTACGTGATGCGCGACAAGGCCTTCGTCGAAAGCCTGATCGACCGCGCCAAGGCCGCCGGCTGCGGCGCGCTGGTGCTGACGCTCGATTTGCAGATGCTGGGCCAGCGCCACAAGGACATCAAAAACGGCCTGTCCACCCCGCCCAAGCCCACGCTGACCAACCTGATCAACCTGGCCACCAAGCCGCGCTGGTGCCTGGGCATGCTGGGCACGCGGCGGCGCCAGTTCGGCAACATCGTCGGCCACGTGAAGAACGTGGACGACATGAGCAGCCTGGGCGCCTGGACGGCCCAGCAGTTCGACCCGCGCCTGAGCTGGGACGACGTGGCCTGGATCAAGCAGCGCTGGGGCGGCAAGCTCATCCTCAAGGGCATCATGGAGCCGGTGGATGCACGCCTGGCCGTGAACAGCGGTGCCGACGCCCTGATCGTGAGCAACCACGGTGGCCGCCAGCTCGACGGCGCGCCCTCGACCATCCGGGTGCTGCCCTCCATCGTCGACGCCGTGGGCCGCGACATCGAGGTGCACATCGACAGCGGCATCCGCAGCGGGCAGGACGTGCTCAAGGCCTGGGCGCTGGGCGCCCGCGGCACCTACATCGGGCGCTCCTTCCTCTACGGCCTGGGCGCGTTCGGCCAGGCGGGCGTGGCCAAGGCGCTCAAGATCATCCGCAACGAGCTGGACATTTCGATGGCCTTTTGCGGTCACACGCAGTTGCAGAACGTGACCAAAGACATCCTCGTGCCCGGCACCTACCCCCTGCCTTTCCTTGACTGAGGATCAGGCAGCAGTATGGCGCCATTCCCGTTTCGTGATGAACGGGAATGCATGCATACTGCTTACTCTGAACTGAATGCCTCGGCACCCGGATCAACCCGTCTGGACCGCCACTGAAGCGACAGCCCTGGGCGGCGTCACCCGGATGCGTTATGGTCCCTGGGTGCCGTGCGCCGGGTGTGCGGGCCACCTGGCCGGTCCACCGCGATGCACCCCTTTGTCCACCCTGCGCCCCTTGCGCAGCCTTGTGTTTGAAAAGGAGCTTTCATGACCATGCGAACCCTGAACCTGTTGGCCGCTTCGGTGTTGGGCCTCGGCGCCCTGATGAGCACGTCCGCCTTTGCCCAACCCAAAGCGCAGCGTGCGGCCGCCCCCGTGGAGTGCGGCGCCAACAGCGACCCCGCCGCTTGCCGCAAAGAGGCCGCAGCCGCCCGTGCCGCCGCCCGCAGCGGCGCCCTGACCCAGGGTGACTTCAAGGCCAACGCCCTGGCCCGCTGCGAAGTCGTGCCGCCGGCCGATCGCGACACCTGCCGGCGCCGCGTGGAAAGCGGCCAGTCCAGTGGCAGCGTCGAAGCGGGCGGCACCCTGACCGAGCTGCGCGAGCAGGTCCCCGCCAAGCAGCCCTGAGCCACGCACTCGCCCTTGCTCCAGCCTGCTCTCGCAGGCTTTTTTGTGCCCGCACCCAAAGCCCCGCCGAGGCTATGCTCGCAGGGTGTCTGCCCCCGCCCCGCCCCCTGCCCCACCCGCCCGGCCGCGCCGCATCGCCCACCTCGACATGGACGCGTTCTTCGCGTCCGTCGAGCTGCTGCGCTTTCCGCAGCTGGCCGACGCGCCCGTGATCATCGGCGGCGGCCGGCTCAACGTCGCCGACTGGATGGCGCGCCTGAACACGCGCCTGCCGCTGCACCTGGGCCGCCCCTGGGGCGACGACGGCGAAGGCGGCCAGGCCGACCTGGCCCGGATTCCGCTTGACCAGTTTCCCCGCCTGTCCGATTACAAGGGCCGCGGGGTCATCACCACGGCCACCTACCCGGCACGCGCCTTTGGCGTGGGCTCGGCCATGGGCATGATGAAGGCGGCCAAACTCTGCCCGCAGGCCATCTGGCTGCCGGCCGATTTCGACCGCTACCGCGACTACTCGCGCCGGTTCAAGGCCGAAATCCTGCGCCTGGCGCCCGTGATGGAGAACCGCGGTGTTGATGAGGTGTTCATCGATTTCACCGATGTACCCGGCGGGCAGGACGACGCAGGTGCCGCGCTGGCGCAGCGCCTGCAAGCCGCCATCCGGCAGGCGACCGGCCTGACCTGCTCGATCGGCGTGGCACCCAACAAGCTGCTGGCCAAGATGGCGAGCGAATTCAACAAGCCCAACGGCATCGCCATCGTGCAAGCCGGGGACCTGCAGACCCGCATCTGGCCCTTGCCCTGCCGCAAGATCAACGGCATCGGCCCCAAGTCCGACGCAGCGCTGGCCAGCCACGGCATCGGCACCATCGGCGAACTGGCGGCGGCCGACCCGGCCTGGCTGTGCGAGCGCTTTGGCGAGCGCCACGGCAGCTGGCTGCACCGCGCGGCCTGGGGACGCGATGACCGCCCCGTCGAGACCAGCAGCGAACCCGTGAGCATGAGCCGGGAAACCACGTTCTCGCGGGACCTGCATGCGGTGAACGACAAGGCCGAGCTGGGGGCCATCTTCACGCGCCTGTGCGAACAGGTGGCCGGCGACCTGGCGCGCAAGGGCTTCGTGGGCCGCACGGTCGGCATCAAGCTGCGTTACGACGACTTCCGCATCGTCACGCGCGACCAGAGTCTGCCGCAGCCGGTGCAGGACGCGGCCGCCATTCGCCGCGTGGCCGGCCAATGCCTCAAGCGCGTGGACCTGAGCCGCCGCTTGCGCCTGCTGGGGGTGCGCGTGAGCGCGCTGCGCCGAGCCGACGAGGCGCAGGACGAGGCGGTCGGGCGCGGCGAATCCCTGCCCTTGTTTTGACATGCGGCGCCGGGGGCTGAGTGGCCCGTGCGCCAGCCGTCCCCACGCTTTCACCGAGCCGGATGTGGCACCTTCGCGACACAAAACCCCATGCTGCACGAGGACGTTGGTTCCGCGAGGCCAAAACGGGCGAATTTACAACCGCAGCGGGTACCCACCCCATTGCACTTTCATTACAACGCCAATCTCATCGTACCCCTCGCCCTTGACCTGGGCTTGCGGTGTGCGACAGATGGCGCTCTGGCGGACCGAAGGCCTGGCGCACGCAGAATCCGAAGGTAATTCTTAAGGGCTATATCACAAGCCACGCGGTGTCAGCAATACGTATCAATGCATGCGCATGGAGGGGCGCTTCTCCTACAATTTTGTAAAAATTTTTACATTTGCTGTGCCCGCCGTGCCCTCCCGCAGACCGTCTTCCATGCCGTGGGC
Protein-coding regions in this window:
- a CDS encoding Hpt domain-containing protein, encoding MPSQVPEQGSRVSASPTDISALAWVADEVTKSLESSGKALKRYLKDTEAARGTDLASVDDGQLRLARQHIHQAVGAMEMVGYGHAAMVLKGMEAVVQQFVAHPDRCDKAAVKAVERAGFALTEYLGQVLAGRSVSPLTLFPQYKDVQELAGADRIHPADLWPQDWRWADVDLPVSGDALAYVPAVRTRMDHEVLRVMRKGSSRAAGELSTVSQGLAHGESDRLNQRFWSISAGFFDALSARLIPADLYAKRAASRVLLQFASLAKGSAVVSERLAHDLLFFCAQAGPVSRPDLVMLTAVRRAYRLPASLPVDYTRVRFGQFDPALLVQARKRIESLKETWSAFASGEVKRARAAADQLGLVADSLAELCPGATRLVEELRAVQQATAQAASAPDAELAMEVATVVLFLEATFDDFDLDDPRLQGRTEELAERLHTVQEGQHALPIAGWMEELYRRVSDRQTMGTVVGELRANLDEVEGHLDQFLRNPTEVGQLTEVSPLLTQMRGVLSVLGVNQAAQAVEHMRHVVDGFIAEAEERKAQDQDLTGLASPAQIESLGNSMGVLGLMVDMLNYQHALAKKLFVFDAESGELRAIMGREVDGDDADDGGEDLRVPDVPALTDVSPAGLEALAQQAALADQPELAASAQQAAKAAALDDPEALAQALEKVEQLTAPVTQPAPLSAATAPAEDIEDEDLKDIFLDEARDVVAQGQAAVVALTDAPSDQDLLGDLRRAFHTLKGSSRMVGLNEFGEAAWSLEQLLNVWRAENRPATPELRDLCQQALTGFGDWVEDIATGQHGRWSAAPFRFSADAMRNEGQYEPLSIQGSTALPDTELMSFESAPQAVAEPLEPMLVFDGLSLDVGEVAASDLAPVEAVAFEPPADPEPQSVVDLNLASAEVEVVELDVLALDEASLDGPLDLQDAQGVTVEVVDASVLTLTPDEVEDEGEAEPASAAAPQAPGLSLVGLELPSLDLPPLDDGLDFAEEAAPKSDLRQAARAGIDFDVGEESVPAVNTQQEYLQTQPPPASLPSFDLSRLNLPDLELDLGDAKHSIDLGDSDFAAVDAEQDASALLDLDFAELQDMPTETMFAAPGAMRNVGGLQISEALYNVYLGEAEEWSKALDQALFQLSHGVDTTVHELAIARAHSLAGSSATVGFEALSHLARAMEHALQRLLAHGDHSKSQMQTLVRGSEQVSYLLHQFAAGFLKTPDAGVLAAVEALDPPPAVVRADAIALETGPASLADPIVPAVTPPAAVAPGSDGDEAQKAAAEVTPEPVSPVDVVEVAAVAASAEAPVLTESPAVPAPAVTPDEPRAVPAVSTPEPRVATPSLLVPGIHALADTGLGLGQTPQAVTVSEDSVAEDDFDVEDAFDADLFPIFEEEATDLFPALASALREWVAKPEDPAPRGQVLRALHTLKGSARLAGAMRLGELAHRMESDIEALGQDEHDQASIESMLGELDNLEALFEKSQARAAQGARPNDENADTAQPAEEAAEAQTPETPQAQTPAGEPVDLNDIAEPAPLVLSNDRAKSNQAVRVRSQLLDRLVNEAGEVTISRTRMENKLHQLRTSVKDITGNLDRLRRQLRDMELQTETQMQSRLQQTKDTSQNFDPLEFDRFTRVQEITRSMAESVDDISTLQRTLQRSVETVEDDLAAQASMTRSLQQNLLRTRMMEFETLSERLYRVVRQASKESGKQVKLDIAGGTIEIDRSMLERMTPAFEHLLRNSVVHGIERPDERRRKGKEATGTITIVVTQAANDVAVEIRDDGAGLNAAAIREKAVARGLIAADHPLTPVEVGQLIFAPGFSTAEHVTELAGRGVGMDVVRNEVQSLGGRIETRYAADQGSSFKLVLPLTTAMTQVVMVRVGDTVVGVPSSVVEIVRNLTRDELVAAYQAGQYVYNQDKLDFYWGGALLQDSPRSLDQADKGLPLVIFRSASQRIAVHVDEVVGNHEVVVKNLGSQLSRMPGLAAMTVLPEGDVALVYNPVALASVYGAKAKAMTVALDAPLHLLPKSGQDEPALVLVVDDSITVRRVTQRFLQREGFRVELANDGLQALDKLRTERPAVVLSDIEMPRMDGFDLLRNIRNDAALKDLPVIMITSRIAEKHREHAAELGANHYLGKPYSEDTLLALVRDYAKAEQERSLA